The Cyclobacteriaceae bacterium DNA segment AAACAAGTCCGGATTTATCGGCCACCTGCTTCAACTTTTTAGCTTCCACCAACGACAAGGTCATGGGTTTATCAATGATCACATGAAAGCCGTTTTCAAGAGCCGCCTTTGCCGGTGCAAAGTGCATGTGGTTAGGCGTAACAATCGAGACAAAATCCATTCGCTGATCTGCCGGTAATTTCTTTTCAGCCTTGATCATTTCATCATAACTTGAATAGATTCGGGAAGGATCGAGGTAAAGCGAATCTCCGGTAGCTTTCGATTTCTTCGGATCGCTGCTGAATACCCCACACACCAACTCAATCTGTCCATCCATGGCTGCGGCTTTTCTGTGTACGGCTCCGATAAAACCATCAAGCCCTCCGCCTACCATGCCCATGCGTAATTTTCGTTTCACTATAGCTTCGTTTTTGGTTGCTAAGCAATATATCCAAAAGATTGTAAAACAATAAACCTGATTTCCGCAAACGTTTGCAATTTATAAATGGCCTTGCGCAATCGATTTATTCGTGCAATTTTAGGTGCATAATCTGAACCACCATGACCACCACACAATCCAACCTTCAACTTCGTCTGAGCATCATGATGTTCTTCCAGTTTTTCATCTGGGGCGGCTTCTTCGTAACGATGGGCAGTTACCTGCTGGAAGTATTTAAAGGAACGGAAGGAATCAACTCAATTATCGGCAGCGCCTATGCCACGCATAATTGGGCTGGCTTACTCGCTCCTTTATTTGTGGGGTTGATTGCCGATCGATACATCAATGCCGAGAAGGTAAACGCATTTTGTCACCTGGTGGGCGGTGCTTTATTGTGGTACGCGGCCTCAGTAATCGATCCGGGTACGTTCATTTGGGTTATGTTTGCCTACTTCATGCTGTTTATGCCTACGCTTGCGCTGGTCAACGCCATTGCCTTTGCCAACATCGAAAATCCAGATAAGCAATTTCCGGCCATTCGTGTGTGGGGTACCATCGGATGGATTGTAGCAGGCCTGGTAGTGGCACAGACCGTTTTGGGTTGGGTAGACATTCCGCTCATTAAAATGCTTACCGGTATAGAGAATGCGCAGGCCACCAATATTCCGTTGAAGATGTGTGCCATCATGTCGTTGATTTATGGTGTTTACAGCTTCACACTTCCTCCTGCCCCACCGCAAGCCAAAGGCCAGGCGTTTAGCTTTAGCAAGGCTTTAGGTTTGGATGCGATCAAATTAATGGGTGAAAGAAATTTCGGGGTATTTGCCCTATGTAGTTTTCTCATCTGTATCCCACTTGCCTTTTACTACGCCAGAACCAACGACTTCATTTCAGCCATGGCTTTTGGTGAGAAGTCGGCTTCGTTCATGACGATCGGTCAGGTAAGTGAGGTATTGTTCATGTTATTGGTTCCGTTCTTCCTGCTGCGAATTGGTGTTAAGTGGATGTTGGTAGTGGGCATGT contains these protein-coding regions:
- a CDS encoding MFS transporter is translated as MTTTQSNLQLRLSIMMFFQFFIWGGFFVTMGSYLLEVFKGTEGINSIIGSAYATHNWAGLLAPLFVGLIADRYINAEKVNAFCHLVGGALLWYAASVIDPGTFIWVMFAYFMLFMPTLALVNAIAFANIENPDKQFPAIRVWGTIGWIVAGLVVAQTVLGWVDIPLIKMLTGIENAQATNIPLKMCAIMSLIYGVYSFTLPPAPPQAKGQAFSFSKALGLDAIKLMGERNFGVFALCSFLICIPLAFYYARTNDFISAMAFGEKSASFMTIGQVSEVLFMLLVPFFLLRIGVKWMLVVGMLAWTLRYFLFAAFPESPALLIVGIALHGICYDFFFVTGQLYVDRKAPKDIRASAQGLFALLTYGAGMLIGNYILGWWGDNISLDGSSQAGWLDGAFTFWIMPSALALGVAILFFTTFWEKREQPKL